A single region of the Triticum dicoccoides isolate Atlit2015 ecotype Zavitan chromosome 2B, WEW_v2.0, whole genome shotgun sequence genome encodes:
- the LOC119368333 gene encoding FCS-Like Zinc finger 2-like, translated as MAASAACSFFFDAEPLGEPGMPALDACALCAKPLAHDSDIFMYRGDTPFCSEECRDEQMQLDAICSRQAARRQQRFSSGSDARRWHQESGKVSVAS; from the coding sequence ATGGCGGCTTCAGCAGCTTGCTCCTTCTTCTTTGATGCGGAGCCACTCGGCGAGCCCGGCATGCCCGCGCTGGACGCGTGCGCGCTCTGCGCCAAGCCGCTGGCGCACGACAGCGACATCTTCATGTACAGAGGGGACACGCCCTTCTGCAGCGAGGAGTGCCGCGACGAGCAGATGCAGCTCGACGCTATCTGCTCTAGGCAGGCCGCCCGGAGGCAACAGCGGTTCTCGTCGGGATCGGATGCCCGGCGCTGGCATCAAGAGTCCGGGAAGGTGTCCGTCGCGAGCTAG